In one window of Arachis ipaensis cultivar K30076 chromosome B06, Araip1.1, whole genome shotgun sequence DNA:
- the LOC107604838 gene encoding translocon-associated protein subunit beta — MADPMMKALTAIALIASLLVCSSLASSDVPFIVAHKKATLNRINSGAERVSVTIDIYNQGTSTAYDVSLTDDGWPSDKFSVISGSTTKSWEKLDAGGILSHTFELETNTKGVFAGEPAVIKFRVPTKAALQEALSTPILPLDVLADRPPEQKFEWAKRLLAKYGSLISVISIIVLFVYLVATPSKSSTKGSKKRR; from the exons ATGGCGGATCCAATGATGAAGGCACTCACCGCTATAGCTCTGATAGCATCGCTGTTGGTGTGTTCCTCACTTGCTTCCTCCGACGTCCCTTTCATCGTCGCGCACAAGAAGGCCACGCTCAACAGGATCAATTCCGGTGCTGAGAGGGTTTCCGTCACCATCGATATCTATAACCAAGGAACCTC GACTGCATATGATGTAAGTCTAACAGATGATGGCTGGCCAAGTGATAAATTTAGTGTAATCAGTGGTAGCACCACAAAGTCATGGGAGAAGCTTGATGC TGGTGGCATCCTCTCCCACACTTTTGAGCTTGAGACAAATACAAAGGGAGTATTTGCTGGCGAACCAGCTGTCATAAAATTCCGTGTTCCCACAAAGGCCGCTTTACAG GAGGCATTATCAACTCCCATATTGCCCTTGGATGTTCTTGCTGATAGACCTCCTGAGCAGAAGTTTGAATGG GCTAAG AGGTTGCTGGCTAAGTATGGATCTCTTATCTCGGTGATATCCATCATTGTTCTGTTTGTGTATCTGGTTGCTACACCATCAAAGTCCAGCACAAAAGGAAGCAAGAAGAGGCGTTAA